CCCCACAGCACTGTCCATTTCACCGACCGACACCCCCAGGCTGGGGTTATCGCTGGATATCGTCAGGTGCCCACCCGCATCGAATCCCGCGCTGAGACCGGGGATGGCGTTGATGGCGTCGGCCAACTGTTGGTTGGTGGGGTAGAGAGACAAGTCCAGATCCGCAACGGAAACCGCTATGCCCGTGCTGTCCACCAAAGCCAACCTCATCGTGCCGGTTCCCGAAAAGGCATTGCCGGGGATCTGAACCTCAGATCCCGTCACGGCATTGAGCGGTGGGTTGGGTGTGCCGACATTGTGCGCCGCGTTAACCCCATCTATAAGGGTTTTGGCAAACGCATCCAACTCGGCCTGTTTGGCGACAAGCGTGTCATCACGAAGTTCAATCAAAGCGCCAATTTCGCCAGATTTGAGCGACCCTGTAATATCTCGACCGCTGAGCACAACTGCATCGAAACCGCCCGGGTAGGCCGTTCCCGATGTGACGGTTCCTGCGGGGGTGTAGCTCAATTCACGTGCGTGACTGTCAACAAGCGGCTTTCCGTCCGTTGTATAGATATGCAGTTCTTTGTTTGCCGTCTCGAAGTACGTCACCTCCAAGAGACTGGATACCTCTTCGAGTTCGATACGACGACGGTCTTGTAAGTCAGCTGTCGATTCACCTTTAACGGTACGCGTCGATATTTCTGCGTTCAGGCTCTCGATGTTTGCGAGCTTTTGATTGAGTTCGTCGACTTTCTGATCAATCTGAGAATCAATCTGCGTGCGTTGCTTTTGGATACCATCGCTCAGCGTATTAAGTTCATCGGCGAGCGTGCCAAAAGACGAAACCGCGGCTTCTTTTTGCGTCGTACTTTCCGGCGTCACCACCAGATCGCCAACGGCCGCTTGTACGTTCACGGTCTTATGGGACAAGCTATCCGCGCTATACGGCGTACCGAACGTATTGAGCGTTTTTTCAAGATAAGCCGATTTGGTGGTGCTGTAAGCATGACGCGAGGTCGCATCGACCAACGACTTGACGAGATCCTCGTTCATATACGACGACACCTTGTCGGCCCTGACGCCCGTGGCGACCCCGCCGCTCATGGTGGTTTGCGAGGCCGATCTTTTAACGCTGTAACCTTCGACTGAAGCATTGGCGATGTTTTTCGACGAAATCGAAGTCTGATATTCGCTGGTCGTCAAAGCGCTGACGGCTGCGTTGCGAGCTGCACGTAGATCCATAGCCATCTTGCACGATCCCTATATGAGCCGCCCCAGGGCAACCCCCAAAGGCAGACCTTGATCACATGTATCCCCATCGGCGCGATACGGCTGCAACGTGCGGTTTTGATGCCGCTTCCAAGCACCGATGCCGACACTTATTTTTTCTGCGCTGGATATTTTTTGCGCCGTCAACAACCTGATGTTCATTTTCATGGTTTCCCTGACCGCAGCCAACTGCGGCTCGAGATTTTCCAGATGATTTTGCGGCTCATCGAGGCCGTCCAAAAACTGTTCCCGATACGATGCCCATAAACGCTGCAAGTATCTCCCTGTGCGTTTTTTCGAATCTGCTGTTTGCCGTAAAACGTTGATATCGCCATTTTGAATCGCGCTGTTTTCCAGCACCAAAATGTCCTCCAAAGCTTGCAAGGCATTGTTCAATTCGAGGATGCAGTCCAGTTCAGGTTTTGTTTCTCGCAATGTGATGCCCTCCGTTTGCGTAGCAAGACGCCACTTGACGTCGCACCGTCAAAGCATGAATTTCCGCGCCGACCTTGGCTTGCTCGTCACCAAGACGGCGCGCAATGCTCTGAATGCTTTCAAGGTTGCTGATGATTTGAGCCTCGATGCGGCGGCGCTCTGGACCCTGTACACTTGAGAGAGCCTGGGTAATGTTTGTCGCCGCCAATTCAGCAGTCTTCGGGGTCAGTTCATCAACACCGAAAAAAGCCCGACACTGAGCCAATACACGCTGGCTATCGGCATCCAATTTTGCGTCATTTTCTACGCTTTTGTATTGGTTCTTGGGTTTCATGTCGGCAACCTCTTTTCACAGAATCAAAGGGACGGGTTACAAGGCGTTCATCAACTCTCGGAACATATCGTCAGAGGTGCTGATGATTTGCGAAGCCGCCGAATAAGCTTGCTGGGCAACAATCATGTCGGTCAGTTCTTTTGATGTATCGACGGTTGAGGATTCCAACGCGAACCCCATCACAAAACCCGCGCCGCCATGCCCTGGGTTGTTGAGCACGTAATCGCCGGATTGTTCCGAGGCTAGGTAAACGTTTCCTGTGCCGGCGATAAGGCCATCCGGGTTGTTGAACGTGGCCAGGGGAATTTGATAAATCGGCCGCTCCTGGCCATTATCGAAGGTGGCGACGATACGGCCGCTGTTATCGATATATGCTGTTTCAAACGCACCAAGACGCAGACCGTTTTGCGAGGCCGAAGTCAAATCGACGGCGGGGTTGCTTCCATTGCTGCTGGCATATTGGCTCAACCCATCTGCACGCCCGACCGTTCCGAGATCATATGTGATCGTGCTGTTCGCGGCGCCTGAGGTCCAGCCGGTGACCGTCAAATCAACCTGTGCCGGGGTAGTGCTGGCAAGTGTGCCATCGGGATTGAAAACGATTTGCACCGGTCCGCCCGCCGAGGTGCCTGTGGTGATTGTCGGATCGGCGGTGCTCACCGGATCGGAAAAGCTAAGCTCCCAAGTGTTGATGCCGGTTTTCTGCCACGCATAATCGATGGTATGGCTGACACCAAGCGAATCATATGCCTCCGTAGAGGTGACGAACGCATCACCCACCGCTGCGTCCGCAGGTAGGTTGGCGACAAAGCCAATGTCTGTGGTTGCCGCCGCAGACCCCGTTACAGCCGATACATTTACGACCTCCAGGCTAGAAACCGATCCGTTGGCAGCCGTCACAGCATTGCCCGCTGAATCGAGCGGCCACCCTTGAAGGTAATACCCGCTGTCATTCACCAGATAGCCTTCAGAATCGGTCGAGAACCCTCCCGCGCGGGTATAAGCGAAATTCTCACCGTTTGCCGTATCGCTGACCACGAAGAACCCATTTCCGTCGATGGCCATATCCGTTGACGACCCCGCGCTTTCGACCAAGCCCTGCATCGCCACGTTTTGCGTGGAGCTATAAGTCACCCCGCCACTGCTGGTCGAGTTTTGCGAATATGGGTCCGTTATCAATGTACGGAAACTCATGTCCGCCGCCTTATACCCAACGGTCCCGGCATTAGCCAAGTTTGTCGATATCATAGACAGGTTGGTGCTCTGTGCATTCAAGGCCGTGGTTGCGATGTACAACGCCGAATTCGAACTCATCTGCTTTCCTCCTCATTCCAATTCAAAGCGTTAGAGCTGCATGGCTGTAACGGTGCTTTTGGGAACGGCAACATTGTCAAGAAGCAAGGTCGCGCCATCACCGGACGCTTCGACTCCCGTCACGGTTCCGCGCACGGATGTGGTTGCGTTGACGGCTTGACCGCCGACCCCCACCGCACTGACGGACAGAACATATGCGCCGTCGCTCGCCACGGCGCCGGTGTTGGTCACGCCGTCCCAGGTAAAGTCGTAATCACCTGCGCTGACGTTGTGTTTGCTGGTGGAATAAATTAGATCACCGTTGCGATCAGAGATCTGGATCGTAACATCGCTGGCTTCAGCATCGAGCGCATAGCGCCATTCGGCCGTTCCGCCAGAAAGCGGTGACGTGTCCCCCTCGGCCGTGATCGTCGTGCCCAGATAGGAACTAGCACCATCGTTCTCGATCGATTGCGCCATATCCAAAATGGTCGCAAGGGTGTCGTTAGTCAGCGATTGCTGCTCAATCTGCGACAGCGACATGAGTTGGCTGGTGTACTCGGTGGTGTCAACCGGATCGGTCGGGTCCTGGTGCTCCAATTCCGCAGCCAGAAGCGTTATCCACGTGTTGTACAGTTCCTCGCCGGATTGCACCTCCGACGAGCCGAGCACTTCATTGGTTGAATAGGTCCCCGTTGACAGGGCGGAAATGGTATCCATTTTCAGTTTCCCTTGAATCTGAACCTTGCCCAATACGGCACGGCCTTATTCGTTGCTCCCCTATACACGGCAAGGGGACCGGAAAACTGGCGCAAAAAAATTTGCCCTGGAATTATCCAGGGCAAATTTTGGTTATTGTTAACCTGCGTCTAACGAACGAAAGTCATCAATCGCTGGCAAACTCCCCCATTGGGGGCAAACTCATACGATCCTCAACACTCAACAAAGGAATGGCCTCAGCCAGGATCTTGGTCATCACCGACACCCTTACCATAACAGCTATAGGAAGCGGCTTCAGAGCTTCACGCAGTTCTTGTTCGGTAACATTTTCACTACGAATTTTTGCGGCAAGGTCCGCGTGAAAGCCGACAATAAAACTATCCATCCCGCTGAGCGATGACATATGTTTTGCGTATACTCGCAAAAAGGTTTCCACACCTTGTGGGGAAAGGTTAGCCGTTAAACGTTTGATGAGCAAACCTTCTAAAATACCAATATCACTGTTGACCTGCGTTTGAGAATACAGCGACATTTCCCACGGATCTTTGCTCGCTTGTTTGACAATTGCCTGTGTCGCGAACCAAGCCAGGCCGAACAAGTTCAACGCCAAAGAAGCCGTAAGCGTAAGGCTTACGAGGCGCCCGCATTGCATTTTCTTTTTGACTTGGTGTCCGTCTGTTCTGTCTGTGTACGACATGGCTCTATATCCAGGGGCTTTCATTACAGTGGAAACACAGCAACCACATAGGCCAACACAAGGTCGACAGGTTGTTCAGTTTCTCTCATCCCATCAAGCAGACCAAGGAAGACCCCCGCTGCAGTGCAAGCCCCCAGGATGAGTTCCGGGCGGGTCACCATCCTGCGAAACGGAGCCAGCACATCCCTCACCCTGCCCCAGGATAGAGTCCTGCCAGAAGCCGCGTATCCGGCTTCATTTCGCGCCGCCTCGGCCTGCGCATGACCGGCAACTTTTTGCAGCAGATCATCGACTGCACTTGGTTGATGTGCAGGGATAGGATCGGACACAAGCGCGCTTTCCATGACCTTAAAGGCGTCAAACATTGCCTTAGCCTGAGGGTCATTGTCGAGCAGCCGCAACGCGACAACTTTACGCCCTTCAGGCCACGCGTCGGGTGTGGCCCCGAATGCATCGAGCAGGTCCTGAAATTCCTTGCGCGTCATGACGGTACGATTTTCCGGTGTCATTCTTGAATCGCCTCGATCAGATCTTCAGATGAGTTCTGCAGCAGCACCCGCAACCTTTTACGGGCTCTTTTTAGCAGAGATTCCATTGCATTGACACTTATATCGAGGACTTCTGCGGCTTGCGCATTGGATAACCCTTGGTGATAAAAAAGCGTCAATGCGGTTTGCTGTTGTAGCGACAATTTGATCATCGCTTGGCGCAACGCTAAATTCGTTTGCTGGCGATGGATTAACGTCACGGCGGTCGGTTGAACATCAGCGGGATCGTAACCTTCCGGCATCGATGCTGCCCGCGGTTTGCGTTTGTAGTCGATACACGCATTAACCGTCACACGATAAAGCCAGGTGGTGATCGCAGCGCCTTCGCGCTTCCAATCTTGACGCTTAAGCCACAGCTTAAGAAACGTCTCTTGGGCGATGTCCTCGGCGTCGGCACCGTGATAGATCATTCTATAGGCAAGCACATAGATCCGTTCGAAATGGCGTTCGACGAGCAATCGATACGCGCCCTGGTCGCCTTCAACGACCATCGCCATAAGCTCGATATCGGGCACATCGTGGGAAGTGAGTTGCGCTTCGACGTTCTGCGCATCTCGTTCTTGCGCACCAGTTCTGTCCGACCGCTCCGAGGGACGTTCGCAAATACCCTCATGCTCGACAATATCGTCCTGCACCGGAATAATCGCACTCACGCTCGACATCAAACCACCCTAACGCCATCCTCGGTCTGTTTGACCGCGACGTCTTGCGTAGAGTTCAACATCACTGGCTTATTTTGTGCCGCAACATCTGCCCATGCATCCCGCATCAAGGTCAAGCGGGTCACAATACCGTCGAAAACTTTTGGTTCGAAACGGTGCGAAACCAAGGCCGAAACGGCAACAATATTGAAATCGTAAAATGTACTGAGGTGATCAGCCAAGGTCGGTGAACCTTCATAGCGCAGGTTTCTCTGCAACCCACAAAGGACCTCCGATACAGTGTTCAAGGTTTGCATACACTGAGAGATACGGCGCGTTTCAAATTGTTCTTTTGCGATGTGGAGGTGGTGCAACAGGCCATTATAGACAGCTACCACCACCGGGATGTAGGAGATCGGATCGGAGGCTTTTTGATAAGCAAAGGCCGCTTGGCTGGCGTTCGGTTTCGAATAGGACATCGTAGAACCTTTGCTTCATTTACTGTTGCTGTAGATGGATTCAAGAAGGCTCTTCATGCTGTTCGCCTCAGCGATTTTGGCTTCCAACGCGGCATAGTAATTAATCAACCTTTTCTCGTATGCGGCGGCCTTAACCTCAATGGAGGTGATTTTTTCCGCTTTCGTTTCGTTGCTCCGTTCAAGCCCCTGCTGGGCCAACGTCAAAGAACCGTTCACTGCGTTGATGTAAGATTCGATATCATTGTTAAGCTGATCGGCGATGCCCTGGGATGCGCTGAATGTGAGCGTGGTTGCTTGGGTGCCCGTGTAAACCATTTTCAACCCCTCATAAGCCGACCCCGGCGCGCCTTCTATGATGTTTCCCTTCACCGTAAATTGGTTACTTTGTCCATCGACCGTTACTGCGGTCATCGCCCCGGCGGCATCGACTTGGATATCCAAAACATGTGCCCCCGACGGCACCGTTTTATCGTGGGCAAGAACCTGAAGATCCGCATCGCTCGACGTGAATTGAAATTCGAACAATGTCGCGACGTCATCAAAGTTGTTGAGCAATGCGCTGTCCAAAGCGCTTTCATCAATGACCAAGTGATTGCTGATATCGAAACTCAGACCTAAATCGGCAATTGAAATACTTCCGTTTGACGTCGCCACGTTTCGCGTCAACGCGCTGTATATGCTGTTGTTCGCATTGCGCAGTAGGCCGTCGCCAAAGAGCACGGCGCTATCCGTCGGTGTGCCGCCGTAACTGGTTTCTTGATGGACCAGGGCAAAATCGCGATAGCTGTTATAGGCATCTACAAACGCGACGATGGCGTCCTTCGAAGCGGCATAGGATTGATCTATATCGACCTTGAAGGTGGTGCCGGGGGCAGCGGCATACAGGTCCAGAGTGATTCCACTAATCGCATCATCTACTGTATTCGTGGACCTTTGAATCGGCACCCCATCAACGACCACGATCGAATCCGCAGCCGCTTGCAATTCATTGAGATAGCTACCGTCTGCTGCGGTGAGGCCAAGGGCGAGTCCGATGTCCGCACCGGCGCTCGAGGTGTAATTGATGCTCTGTCCCGTATCCATCGCCGAGAGAACCAGCATCGCTTGGGTGCTTGATATCTGTAAAATGGAAGCGTGGACGCCTGTTGTATCCGCCTGGGCGTTGATCGAGGCCTCTATATCCTGAAGGGACATTGTCGATGTGACTGCAATGGTTGCCGGCACACCGAGCCCCGTACTGAGTTGAAAGTCTCCCGTCAGTCCGAGGGCCGTTGTGGAATCCGCAATGGCGTTGGACCCAAGTTTCTGAGCGGTGGCGGTTTGCTGAACCTCGACATTGTAACTGCCATTGGGCGTCCCCGCTACGACATCGACCCCGAGATGGTTTTCTGCGCCGATGGAGGTATTGCTGCTTAAATAAGCGGTTTTGGTTTCGAAGACACTTTGCGCCCCCAAAGTTCCCGGCTCATTGCGCAATACGCTAAGCGTGTCTTGCAAATTACTGAGGTCACCATTCATTTCGCCGTACGCGGCTAGGCTCGCCTCACCTTTTGTAATTTCTGCTTCCAAGACATAGGCAGGCTGCATCTTTTTTTGCACCGCAGCCTCAATCAAAGCACTGCTGTCGAAGCCGGATGTGCCGCTGATATACGATGTCGAACCTGTACTCACCAGCGTCGTCGTATCCGATGTCAGAGTGGTGCTGTCAGCCATGATAGAAGCCCCTAAACGAATGACGGGAGGCACAAGATTGCCCCTCCCGTCTGTTTCCTAGATTAACGAAGCAAATCCAGAAGTTTCATCGGCAGTTCGTTTGCCTTACTCAGTGCCGATATCGCGGCGTCGGTCTTCACCTCATTGGAAGACAGTTCCGCCTGTTCGGCGGCGATATCCGTGTCCATGATCGCCGACTGGGCGGCATCGATATTTTCCGTCGATGTGGCCAGCATGTCGCTTCGATATTCAAAACGCGACATCTGCGCACCAGTTGCGGCGCGCGCCGTCGAAAGAGAATCGATAGCCGTATCGATGGCTGTTAAGGCCGCCGTTCTTGATGCTGCATCGGTTACCACATCTAGGTTGGTAACGCCCGCCGTGGAAAGCCCCAACGTATTCGCGTCCACGGCGTTGATGGTCACTGTCAAAACATCCGTGGCCGATGTACCCGCCATAAACGCCACACCCGTGGCGTAAGAGGTGGTCCCATCCAACAGCGATTGGCCATTGAACGAAGTCGCCGCAGCGATATCGTTGACTTCAGAGACCAAGGCGTCCAGTTCGCTTTGAATAAAACCCAGCTCGGTGGCGCTGTTGGTGCCGGATACGGACTGGGTCGTCAGAACCTTCATACGCTGCAAAATATCATTGATGCTGGCCATCCCGCCATCCGCCGTGGATAGAACGGAAACGCCATGGGAGGTATTGGTCGAAGCTTGTTTTAAGGTTGCGACGTCGGTCTGCAACGCGGTGCCAATCGCCAATCCGGCTGCGTCGTCCGAAGCCCGCGTAATCCGCGAGCCGCTAGCAATTTTCGCCAAATTGTCATTTTGCTCCGCGCTGTTGATGTTCAAATAACGCAATGCGGTGTTGGCGGAAGTGTTGGTGGTGATTGTAGGCATCGTACCGTTCCCTTCTGGTTAGATGACCCAAGCACTATGCGGGTCTTCCTGTTCTGGAATATCGGTTTTTTCCCGATACCTCTTTGCACGGTGGGACACCTAAAAACTGGCGCATAAAAAATAACAACATGATTTGGGGCGGGCACAACGTCTTGACGTAATCATCGCGACAAGGATGTTGAGATCTGCAAATGGTTAAGGCCTAGATCTCCTGCCGCCCCGCTCGCGCGAAACCAAAGTCATCAAGAATGGAATACAGGGCGGGAAGAACCATAAGCACCAGAACCGTCGATGTCATAAGGCCGAACACCACTGAAATCACCAGCGGCTTCAATGTCTGCGCTTGAGTACTGGTTTCGACGAGCAACGGGGCCATGCCCATGATCGTCGTCGTGACCGATACGAAGATCGGACGAAACCTTATCCTTGCGGCCTGTCCAGCGGCCTCGGCGACGCTTAAGCCTTGCGCCGTATGGGATTTTATGACCTGCACCAAAAGGATCGCGTTATTGACCACGATCCCAGCCAGCGACGCCGCGCCAACGAGCGAGGGCATGGAAATGTTGTAGCCCATAAGGGCATGCCCCCAAATGACGCCGAGGAACGCCAAAGGGATCGTCACCATCACGATGATAGGTTCGACGTAACTGCGAAACTGATAAGACAGCACGACGAATATACCGATCAGGCCCAAGAGGAAACCTCGCAGAATCGATCCTACTGTTTCGGCCGAATTAGCACTTTGACCGCCTATCTCGAAACTCAGTCCGGACGTGCGGCTGGTAAGTTCTGGCAAAAACGTCCCTGCCATACGCGACACAATTGCATCGGCATTGCCCAGTCGCCCATCCACATCGGCCTCGACCGTCAAGGTGCGCGCACCATCCACTTGGGTGATGGTGCCCCATCCCCGCGCCTCTTCGATCTGGGCGACAGTGGACAGCGGCACCGTGCTGCCATCCGGCAAGGTGATGGTGAACGCTGCTAGATCGGCACGTGAGTCACGATCACTTTTGACCTGAATGATCTCGACCTCATGGGCGATATTGCCCCGTCGCACCGTGCTGATGGTGGTTCCCAAAAACGCCGCGCGCAACTGTCCCGCCACATCCTGCGCCGACACCCCCAGTGCCTGGGTGCCCGGGGCAAGCGTCAGGCGCAATTCGGGTTTGCCCGGATGTAAATCGAACGAACCATTTCGCACACCGACATAAGTTTGAAGTTCCGCCAATGTTGCGTGGCCAGCGGCTTGAAGCACATCAAGGTCCGGCGCGGAAATCCTGATTTCCACTGCGATCCCCTGTGGACCGATACCCGGTTCAGTCAAGATCAGAGAGCTCACCCCCGCCAATGGCCCCATAGCCGCACGCCATTCAGCGATCAACTCGTCAAGGGTAGTCGTGCGTGTCTCCGCCCCCAGGAGGTCGGCTGAAACGGTGGCCACATGGGCGCCGTTTTCTCCTGCCGATCGGTTGTGATTGAAGCGCATGATCACACGTTGGACCAATGCCTGTCCACCAGGCTGAGACGAGCTGAGAGCGTGGTCTACGTCCTTCAGCGCGGCAACGACCTGCGCAGCCACATCTTCGGTGCGCGACAACGGCGTACCTTGCGGCATCCAGATACGCGCTTCGAGAACATCGCCGTCAATCTCGGGCATCGCTTCGCGCTTCACCACCCCTCCCGCCAACGCACCGATGGTGACCAAGAGCAGGCCAATCGCCAATCCCGCCACTAAATAGCGTCGCTGAATGGCCACATCGGCTAACCGACCAACG
This region of Magnetovibrio sp. genomic DNA includes:
- a CDS encoding efflux RND transporter permease subunit — encoded protein: MIRWFAGHPTAANLLLVLFLAAGVMAAPGLKRETFPDFRPVETEITITYRGAAASDVEDAICRPIWDAVQPVEGLEELVCSAQDNVARAVATMEQGADALRFVNDIRTEVSAIDDFPDDADLPIVRELHRTDIVASIAIAGDLPAPALERYAADLQDRVADLPDVARVVMSGFGTRQIRIEVPRAVLLQHGLTASGLAATIGAQSLDLPAGTLETPSVDLRLRFTEERRSVSRLERLPVLTLAEGATLTLGEIATITEAFSPDEERVFLNGRRAVLLEVHKSLDADALRALDSLSDLVGAENAKLPPTLRLEVVQDVTSIVRDRLFMLVKNGVMGLVLVVAVMSMFFRPGFAIWAAMGLPVAILGAFAVMALLDLSLNMMTLVGLLMAIGIVMDDSIVISDSIAVEAEKEGVTLSSVVRGVMAVAPGVASSFLTTVAVFAPLSFLVGELGAVLQVLPVVLLAALAASLAEAFLILPHHLKHGLKRAQSAPSHLRVRFEAAFSVLRERGVGRLADVAIQRRYLVAGLAIGLLLVTIGALAGGVVKREAMPEIDGDVLEARIWMPQGTPLSRTEDVAAQVVAALKDVDHALSSSQPGGQALVQRVIMRFNHNRSAGENGAHVATVSADLLGAETRTTTLDELIAEWRAAMGPLAGVSSLILTEPGIGPQGIAVEIRISAPDLDVLQAAGHATLAELQTYVGVRNGSFDLHPGKPELRLTLAPGTQALGVSAQDVAGQLRAAFLGTTISTVRRGNIAHEVEIIQVKSDRDSRADLAAFTITLPDGSTVPLSTVAQIEEARGWGTITQVDGARTLTVEADVDGRLGNADAIVSRMAGTFLPELTSRTSGLSFEIGGQSANSAETVGSILRGFLLGLIGIFVVLSYQFRSYVEPIIVMVTIPLAFLGVIWGHALMGYNISMPSLVGAASLAGIVVNNAILLVQVIKSHTAQGLSVAEAAGQAARIRFRPIFVSVTTTIMGMAPLLVETSTQAQTLKPLVISVVFGLMTSTVLVLMVLPALYSILDDFGFARAGRQEI
- a CDS encoding sigma-70 family RNA polymerase sigma factor, whose product is MSSVSAIIPVQDDIVEHEGICERPSERSDRTGAQERDAQNVEAQLTSHDVPDIELMAMVVEGDQGAYRLLVERHFERIYVLAYRMIYHGADAEDIAQETFLKLWLKRQDWKREGAAITTWLYRVTVNACIDYKRKPRAASMPEGYDPADVQPTAVTLIHRQQTNLALRQAMIKLSLQQQTALTLFYHQGLSNAQAAEVLDISVNAMESLLKRARKRLRVLLQNSSEDLIEAIQE
- a CDS encoding flagellar hook assembly protein FlgD, yielding MDTISALSTGTYSTNEVLGSSEVQSGEELYNTWITLLAAELEHQDPTDPVDTTEYTSQLMSLSQIEQQSLTNDTLATILDMAQSIENDGASSYLGTTITAEGDTSPLSGGTAEWRYALDAEASDVTIQISDRNGDLIYSTSKHNVSAGDYDFTWDGVTNTGAVASDGAYVLSVSAVGVGGQAVNATTSVRGTVTGVEASGDGATLLLDNVAVPKSTVTAMQL
- the flgE gene encoding flagellar hook protein FlgE — protein: MSSNSALYIATTALNAQSTNLSMISTNLANAGTVGYKAADMSFRTLITDPYSQNSTSSGGVTYSSTQNVAMQGLVESAGSSTDMAIDGNGFFVVSDTANGENFAYTRAGGFSTDSEGYLVNDSGYYLQGWPLDSAGNAVTAANGSVSSLEVVNVSAVTGSAAATTDIGFVANLPADAAVGDAFVTSTEAYDSLGVSHTIDYAWQKTGINTWELSFSDPVSTADPTITTGTSAGGPVQIVFNPDGTLASTTPAQVDLTVTGWTSGAANSTITYDLGTVGRADGLSQYASSNGSNPAVDLTSASQNGLRLGAFETAYIDNSGRIVATFDNGQERPIYQIPLATFNNPDGLIAGTGNVYLASEQSGDYVLNNPGHGGAGFVMGFALESSTVDTSKELTDMIVAQQAYSAASQIISTSDDMFRELMNAL
- a CDS encoding flagellar protein FliS, with the translated sequence MSYSKPNASQAAFAYQKASDPISYIPVVVAVYNGLLHHLHIAKEQFETRRISQCMQTLNTVSEVLCGLQRNLRYEGSPTLADHLSTFYDFNIVAVSALVSHRFEPKVFDGIVTRLTLMRDAWADVAAQNKPVMLNSTQDVAVKQTEDGVRVV
- the flgK gene encoding flagellar hook-associated protein FlgK; protein product: MAMDLRAARNAAVSALTTSEYQTSISSKNIANASVEGYSVKRSASQTTMSGGVATGVRADKVSSYMNEDLVKSLVDATSRHAYSTTKSAYLEKTLNTFGTPYSADSLSHKTVNVQAAVGDLVVTPESTTQKEAAVSSFGTLADELNTLSDGIQKQRTQIDSQIDQKVDELNQKLANIESLNAEISTRTVKGESTADLQDRRRIELEEVSSLLEVTYFETANKELHIYTTDGKPLVDSHARELSYTPAGTVTSGTAYPGGFDAVVLSGRDITGSLKSGEIGALIELRDDTLVAKQAELDAFAKTLIDGVNAAHNVGTPNPPLNAVTGSEVQIPGNAFSGTGTMRLALVDSTGIAVSVADLDLSLYPTNQQLADAINAIPGLSAGFDAGGHLTISSDNPSLGVSVGEMDSAVGASGIGVSSFFGFNSVFTGTSSDTIAVHQDLIDNPKHLSTGQLNAAAGLTVGDQALSAGDASVAQAMEEALSQDYAFGQIGDLGAQTSTLSEYATSILSSLSVEASIVDDAAQTEALVHDDLKLQLNNESGVNLDEETAKITALEEHYSASAQVLGVLSEMFDSLLHAVSR
- the fliD gene encoding flagellar filament capping protein FliD, giving the protein MADSTTLTSDTTTLVSTGSTSYISGTSGFDSSALIEAAVQKKMQPAYVLEAEITKGEASLAAYGEMNGDLSNLQDTLSVLRNEPGTLGAQSVFETKTAYLSSNTSIGAENHLGVDVVAGTPNGSYNVEVQQTATAQKLGSNAIADSTTALGLTGDFQLSTGLGVPATIAVTSTMSLQDIEASINAQADTTGVHASILQISSTQAMLVLSAMDTGQSINYTSSAGADIGLALGLTAADGSYLNELQAAADSIVVVDGVPIQRSTNTVDDAISGITLDLYAAAPGTTFKVDIDQSYAASKDAIVAFVDAYNSYRDFALVHQETSYGGTPTDSAVLFGDGLLRNANNSIYSALTRNVATSNGSISIADLGLSFDISNHLVIDESALDSALLNNFDDVATLFEFQFTSSDADLQVLAHDKTVPSGAHVLDIQVDAAGAMTAVTVDGQSNQFTVKGNIIEGAPGSAYEGLKMVYTGTQATTLTFSASQGIADQLNNDIESYINAVNGSLTLAQQGLERSNETKAEKITSIEVKAAAYEKRLINYYAALEAKIAEANSMKSLLESIYSNSK
- a CDS encoding flagellin: MPTITTNTSANTALRYLNINSAEQNDNLAKIASGSRITRASDDAAGLAIGTALQTDVATLKQASTNTSHGVSVLSTADGGMASINDILQRMKVLTTQSVSGTNSATELGFIQSELDALVSEVNDIAAATSFNGQSLLDGTTSYATGVAFMAGTSATDVLTVTINAVDANTLGLSTAGVTNLDVVTDAASRTAALTAIDTAIDSLSTARAATGAQMSRFEYRSDMLATSTENIDAAQSAIMDTDIAAEQAELSSNEVKTDAAISALSKANELPMKLLDLLR